The genomic window TGAGCAGTGCCTTACGAACAAGATTAATTTTATTGATGTTTTGCTGTTCTAGTTCAATAGCTTTTATCCATAGGTTTTCACTTTTTATATTATGTCGTAGTGCGGTAGAGACTAAAAGTTTACAAAACTGTTCGTCAGAATGGCTAATGCGAATATACTCTAACCAAATTTCTTCACTCTTAGGGCACATTTTACAACCTTCCTCGAGTAACTTTTTGGCCCTATTATATTGATTggctttttcttcaagcCTGGCTGAGGATATCCAGTTTTCTGCGTTTCTAGGATGTGATTTACGATAAGAAGCTAAAATCTTCCTATTTCTTCGAATCTCTTCCAAACTTGCCGATGAGAAAGAATTCTGATAGTTTGATAAAGTATCCAAGTCTATTAATTCATCAGAACGTTGATATTTAGTGTGGATGGTTTTATCTATTTCAAGAGCTAGTAATCTCTCACGTTCTTCAGTTAATTTCGACAAGTTTATATTCGACTGGAAGAGAGAGTCGGGTGCACTGtaagtttttctttcaagctgttcttcaattcttgcTCTTTTGTTCCTCCTAGTAATATCGGAAGCCTCAGGAATGTTTAACCAATCATTTTGAGAAAGCTTGCCTAAACTTCTCTTCAAGTCAGCAAAATTGGATGACACATTCACAATTCGATTGCCTGAACTGTCCTCATTATCTTGATAACGACCCTtgttttttaatttctcttCGATTGCCTTGAACATattcacttcttcttcatcttgatTTTCAAAAGCACCTTCTAAGGGATCCTTTGTATATTTATTCCTGTTTGTATGATCCTTTATTGTATCCGTTAACCGTCTACTGTTTGGCCCATTTCTGGCTGGTGTCTTCCGCTCTCCacccttttctttggtagAAAAACCAACAGCACCTCTACCAATACCAGGAATGTAGCCCGGCGGAGGGGTTTGACTGAGAAAGCTAGGAAGTTCCATTATTACCAATTTCCTTTGAGATGAGCTTGTTTTGTCAATATTGATGTCACTATTATAGCTTTTTTGAACTTCACAACTTTTTAAATTAGTCTGTTATGTATGAAACTTTCCCACCAAAAAGATTccaaaataaagaaattcaGAGCAAGAAGACCAGTCAAAGCTACATTCCTTACTATCAGAAAATTCGAAACAATCAAACGTTGCACTATAAATGattaatatataaagagctataagagaagaagttgacTCTTCTGTGAATTGtatttcaaatatttgaacaCGAAGTCCTATGTATGTTACGTTTGGTATTGCCAAcattttttaaaaaaaaaaaaattttggCTAAAGGTTCCTTATGAAAGTTCATATTCTCCCCCGAAGCGAGGAGCGTTTAATATGATACCGTTCAACACACCCGCGATTAGACCTGCAATGGGTAATGTCAAAAACCAACCGCAGTAGCAAAAAGCAACCATTTTCCAGTTAACGGATTTGACATCCTTGTTACAAAGACCAACAGCTACAATGCCACCGACAGCGACTTGGGTGGTTGAGACGGGAATACTCAGTTGTGTGGCCATAACAGTGGTAACCGCGGCGCCTAACTCAATAGAAAATCCTCTGGAAGGAGACTGCAAAATCATTTTATTACCTAAATTTGCAATGATACGGTAGCCGTAAGTCCAACATCCAATGACAAGTGCAGATGCGCAATAGACTAAGATCCAAATAGGAACATCAGAATCAGACTCTACTCtatttgttttccaaatctcATAAACAGCAGCCAATGGAGCTGTTGCATTAGCCACATCATTAGCACCGTGTGCGAAGGACATTGTAGCAGCAGTGATAGCTTGCAATATGGAGTAAATATATTCCACTCTATTGTCATAAAATTTTGACCTTGAATataaatcttcaaaatttGTAGATAGGGCACCCTTATCATTAACTTGAGCGTGGATGACATCTTGGGTCCAACCATGAGACAGGACTAGCCAAGCCAAATGACCCCACTCTTTTGGGCCCTGCTTTAATAGCGACCACCATAATTGCCTTGTTGTCATTGGGGGATCTTCTGAATTAGAAGTAGACTGTAAAAGAACAATATCTTGCGATATTACTTCTTTGTCCATCTCGCTATCCGCATTAATAATTTCCTTTCTTCCTTCCGAATccgtttcttcaatattttgacttttgtcattttcaACCAAAACATTGTCCCCAAATCTTCTACCCTCATAATAATCAATTGTTAATGTCTGACCAGCAGGAATAGGTGGAATATTATCATGAGGTTTGAAGTAAAGGGCTGGTCCTTTCAATAAATCAGTGAGCTTTAAAGTCCAATCTTGATAAagtatttttcttctataaTATGGGAAAAACATGATAAAGTAAATGACACACGCAACAGCACCTGTTAAAACAATAGAAGTGACAGTCGTAGTTGTAGATAAATCGTCTAATTTCAAATTTGGAGAACCTTTCCAAACAATCAACATAGTTAGCACCGAAAAAGTTGCAAATACCAAAAACCCGACAAGAAATAATGCATTCTTTACTGACCTTTCAACCGGTTTCACATCAAGAACCGAGTATTtagatatcaaaaaaatcacGGTACACAAACAACCTGAAAATATTGGAGCAATGAACCAAGATGCAATGATCTGCGATACACCTCCCCAACCCCACTTAACACTTCCTCTACCGCCCGCTGCAATACCAGCACCGATAGTTCCCCCCACTATGGAATGTGTAGTAGAAACTGGCATACCACATGATGTCGCAATGGTCAACCAAATGGCAGAACCGACAAGAGCACATGACATCGTTAACATCAATACTGCTGGATCTTCAAGGTAAGGTGTTGCCGAGATAATATCGTTTTTGATCGTGCCTGAAACTCTTGAACCAGCTAAAACAGCTCCTAAAAACTCACAAATACCTGCAAGTATCATAGCTTGCCAGTACTTTAGCGAACgagaagaaatagaagatgcaaaagaatttgaaacATCATTTGCCCCAATATTAAATGCATCTAGAAATGCAAACATCATAGTGATTGCAAATATGTAATCGAACTGTTGCAAAGTCATTGTCGATGTTTTATTAACACTGGTATCTTATCACTAGCTTGATGAGTAAATTTGATCGTTAGAAATAACAAAATGAATATATTGCTGTCAGCTATAGTGAGGAACATTATTCTCAAAAAACGATTCAATACCTGCTCATTTTATAACAATTTTATATGTTCTTCAGGGTTTTTCGAAGTAGCATTTCGTGTTTAAACAAACGTTCAATGAGAACTGTGAATGAACAGAATGACAATATAATTTCATACCAATTGATTCAAACGAGGCAGTGTTTATGAACATATAAGCTCCTACAATAAAATGACATATCATGAATGTATGTATTAGTTTTGTAATATCGAATTAACAATTAAGTAGTTAAGATACAAGACAGGCAAGGAACCAATTATAATCCGATTATTACAGTAGTACTGGTTATTGCATTTTTGGAATATGCAAGTGGTTCTAACCACATCTATCTGGGATAAAGTATATTACTCGGTTCATTTTTTCAGTCATTGACGTTATTGcttttacttctttgattAGGGGAATTTCAGCCCTCCAGGGTCCACGTTAGATTACAATCATAAAAGGGTCCGTAGAATTATGCGTAGACAGTTCAATTCAAGAGGGACCTCGATTTAACCGTAAATCATCATGTAAAAGTGGAGGCGTTCaaattatttctttttttacaTACTTGCACGTGGCACGTGGTAGACTATTTATTGCACATAGAGTCATCAAGCACTATAACTCAAGCGGGTGTATCAAACACAGTGAGGCAACACCCGTAAAATAATTACATAACTCGTTTTCGTATAATGCATTTCCGCCGTTTTTCTGCTACTAtaatttctcttttgaaaaCTCTGACCGAACCCATACTTACAAGGCATTCGACTTGACCActtaacaaaaaaacacgTCGCACATAAGAATAATTGCTAAACATCTCCAAAAAGATGTTGGTAACCATTGAATAAGTATCTATATATCAAGCTAATACAGTAGTGGGGCATTTGATTTAAAA from Kluyveromyces marxianus DMKU3-1042 DNA, complete genome, chromosome 6 includes these protein-coding regions:
- the PHO89 gene encoding Pho89p; its protein translation is MTLQQFDYIFAITMMFAFLDAFNIGANDVSNSFASSISSRSLKYWQAMILAGICEFLGAVLAGSRVSGTIKNDIISATPYLEDPAVLMLTMSCALVGSAIWLTIATSCGMPVSTTHSIVGGTIGAGIAAGGRGSVKWGWGGVSQIIASWFIAPIFSGCLCTVIFLISKYSVLDVKPVERSVKNALFLVGFLVFATFSVLTMLIVWKGSPNLKLDDLSTTTTVTSIVLTGAVACVIYFIMFFPYYRRKILYQDWTLKLTDLLKGPALYFKPHDNIPPIPAGQTLTIDYYEGRRFGDNVLVENDKSQNIEETDSEGRKEIINADSEMDKEVISQDIVLLQSTSNSEDPPMTTRQLWWSLLKQGPKEWGHLAWLVLSHGWTQDVIHAQVNDKGALSTNFEDLYSRSKFYDNRVEYIYSILQAITAATMSFAHGANDVANATAPLAAVYEIWKTNRVESDSDVPIWILVYCASALVIGCWTYGYRIIANLGNKMILQSPSRGFSIELGAAVTTVMATQLSIPVSTTQVAVGGIVAVGLCNKDVKSVNWKMVAFCYCGWFLTLPIAGLIAGVLNGIILNAPRFGGEYELS